A genomic region of Micromonospora sp. NBC_01796 contains the following coding sequences:
- a CDS encoding deoxynucleoside kinase: MHLSGPIFVAIEGPTGVGKTTLAQRLATRLGFQLMLDPFEHNPYLSDLYNEGAIARSSLAVKVELTFLALRVAQLHDIADLLAANTPVVADWGLIKQPLFAADTLPPAVADRVASTCAMWAPILPAPDWLVAMSAPVPILRQRIRGRERDMEQGIPDNDLLALADRFEKAFSVYPYPLIRRSAATFDSLRDIDLDALADELRGGIRAATRDHGGDARRDGPTMPASTDHRPQQNRGGRGAPSARRPG; the protein is encoded by the coding sequence ATGCACCTTTCAGGGCCAATCTTTGTAGCCATCGAAGGGCCCACCGGGGTCGGGAAGACCACCCTCGCCCAACGACTGGCAACCCGTCTCGGTTTCCAACTCATGCTCGACCCGTTCGAGCACAATCCTTATCTATCGGATCTATACAACGAAGGCGCAATCGCCCGTAGCAGCCTCGCCGTCAAGGTAGAACTCACCTTCCTGGCCCTACGCGTTGCCCAGCTTCACGACATCGCCGATCTGCTCGCAGCAAACACACCAGTCGTAGCGGACTGGGGGCTGATCAAACAGCCTCTCTTCGCCGCCGACACCCTGCCTCCCGCTGTCGCCGACCGGGTCGCCAGCACGTGCGCGATGTGGGCACCCATACTGCCGGCTCCGGATTGGCTTGTTGCCATGTCCGCGCCAGTGCCGATCCTCAGACAGAGGATCCGTGGACGAGAACGCGACATGGAGCAGGGCATCCCCGACAACGACCTGCTCGCCCTCGCCGACCGCTTCGAAAAGGCGTTCAGCGTCTACCCCTACCCCCTGATCCGCCGCAGCGCCGCCACCTTCGACTCACTGCGCGACATCGATCTTGACGCGCTCGCCGACGAACTTCGAGGAGGAATCCGTGCCGCAACCCGCGACCACGGCGGTGACGCCCGCCGAGACGGGCCGACTATGCCGGCGTCTACTGATCACCGGCCCCAACAAAATCGAGGTGGTCGAGGAGCACCTTCCGCCCGTCGGCCCGGGTGA
- a CDS encoding zinc-dependent alcohol dehydrogenase — protein MSGISHGTEMAWVKGTAAALHRSWNGEHRTYVTGAGRDYPVAPGYETIARVVEVGDEVTGIRVDDLVMLDRPHAEYHLVNAATAPVVPLPAGTDPERAVFGILARVALGGVHDAAIKVGETVVVSGLGTVGLLAAQQARLAGAAHVIGVDRYPLRIAAARSLGVNGLHAASGVDIAAEVRRLVGSTEGADAAIEASGSYAGLHEAIRTLRVGGRVATVASYHGDQPGLRLGEEYHRNRITMISSMTVNGCPQRDHPAWTLDRLSTTARRLLADGQIRVDNLITHRIRFRDAAAAYRLIADNAQTTIKVVLTYDD, from the coding sequence GTGTCGGGTATCAGCCACGGCACCGAGATGGCCTGGGTGAAGGGCACCGCAGCCGCCCTGCACCGTTCCTGGAACGGGGAACATCGCACGTACGTCACCGGCGCCGGGCGGGACTATCCGGTGGCACCAGGCTACGAGACCATTGCCCGAGTGGTGGAGGTCGGCGACGAGGTCACCGGAATCCGTGTCGATGACCTCGTCATGCTCGACCGACCGCACGCTGAATATCACCTCGTCAATGCCGCCACCGCGCCCGTTGTGCCACTGCCGGCCGGCACCGACCCCGAGCGGGCCGTATTCGGGATCCTCGCCCGGGTCGCCCTCGGCGGTGTCCATGACGCGGCCATCAAGGTCGGGGAGACGGTCGTCGTCAGCGGCCTCGGTACCGTCGGCCTGCTCGCCGCCCAGCAGGCCCGGCTGGCGGGCGCCGCCCACGTCATCGGCGTCGACCGGTACCCGCTGCGTATCGCGGCCGCCCGCAGCCTCGGTGTCAACGGGCTGCACGCCGCATCTGGGGTGGACATCGCTGCCGAAGTCCGTCGACTGGTGGGCAGCACCGAGGGTGCCGACGCGGCAATCGAGGCATCCGGCTCCTACGCCGGTCTACACGAGGCCATCCGCACCCTGCGGGTGGGTGGCCGGGTCGCCACAGTCGCCTCGTACCACGGCGACCAGCCGGGACTACGGCTCGGCGAGGAGTACCACCGCAACCGGATCACCATGATTTCGTCCATGACGGTCAACGGGTGCCCGCAACGTGACCACCCAGCGTGGACACTCGACCGGCTCAGCACCACCGCCCGGCGACTCCTCGCCGACGGGCAGATCCGCGTCGACAACCTGATCACCCATCGGATCCGGTTCCGGGACGCCGCCGCCGCGTACCGACTCATCGCTGACAACGCGCAGACAACGATCAAGGTGGTGTTGACTTATGACGACTAG
- a CDS encoding DegT/DnrJ/EryC1/StrS family aminotransferase gives MTTSVSYDASRPIDDRYLPPDCDELQAVRDVLDDGRLSGGAAVLPLYERALARWFGVPHAVAVNSGSSALHAALVAFKTGPGTEVIVPATAPLPTVMPVLTCGATPVVVDTLPGSLALDPTDVERKLTVRTRAVITLPLWGYPANDHRLAALLAPTGVPIVEDACQAHGTEIAGRYAGTLGRVGCFSTHDRKLLSTGEGGFLLTGDRELAARLDDYTHLGHLRGATHGVNYKLAGPLAAIGLRRLEQLDAQITQRRANARAILDALPVDGRLRELHSANGDQPNYYNLVLVAESSPALIAAELAASGLPPDSVRYGYRPLHKQPLFRAYATECPNAEMLAATTLQLPCHPGMSPETIEWVARRTAAIARRGT, from the coding sequence ATGACGACTAGCGTCAGCTACGACGCGAGCCGGCCAATTGACGACCGATACCTACCGCCGGACTGCGACGAGCTCCAGGCAGTCCGTGACGTGCTTGACGACGGCCGTCTGTCAGGAGGAGCGGCCGTCCTGCCCCTGTACGAACGCGCCCTCGCCCGGTGGTTCGGGGTTCCGCACGCCGTCGCCGTCAACTCCGGATCCTCCGCCCTCCACGCCGCGCTCGTCGCGTTCAAGACGGGGCCGGGTACGGAGGTGATCGTGCCGGCGACCGCACCGTTGCCGACCGTCATGCCGGTCCTCACCTGCGGTGCGACCCCGGTCGTCGTCGACACTCTGCCGGGATCCCTCGCGCTCGATCCGACGGACGTCGAGCGGAAGCTGACCGTACGCACGCGGGCGGTGATCACCCTTCCGCTCTGGGGTTACCCTGCCAACGACCATCGGTTGGCCGCCCTGCTGGCCCCTACTGGTGTGCCGATCGTCGAAGACGCCTGCCAGGCCCACGGCACCGAGATCGCAGGCCGGTACGCGGGCACCCTTGGTCGGGTTGGCTGCTTCTCGACCCACGACCGTAAGTTGCTATCTACCGGCGAAGGCGGATTTCTCCTCACCGGGGACCGGGAACTCGCTGCCCGGCTCGACGACTACACCCACCTCGGCCACCTGCGGGGCGCCACCCACGGCGTCAACTACAAGCTGGCCGGACCGCTCGCCGCTATCGGCCTGCGTCGGCTGGAACAGCTCGACGCCCAGATCACCCAGCGGCGCGCCAACGCGCGGGCGATCCTTGACGCCCTCCCGGTCGACGGGCGTCTTCGCGAACTACACAGCGCCAATGGCGACCAGCCGAACTACTACAATCTCGTCCTCGTGGCGGAGAGCAGCCCAGCGCTGATCGCGGCGGAACTCGCCGCGTCTGGCCTCCCCCCGGACTCGGTCCGGTACGGCTACCGTCCCCTCCATAAGCAGCCACTTTTTCGGGCATACGCGACGGAGTGCCCGAATGCCGAGATGCTCGCGGCGACGACCCTGCAACTTCCGTGCCACCCCGGCATGTCGCCGGAGACGATTGAGTGGGTGGCTCGGCGGACGGCCGCTATCGCACGAAGGGGAACCTGA
- a CDS encoding NUDIX hydrolase, which yields MTVRHNTASAIVLDSRDRVLLVHHRKSGLWLYPGGHVDPNEDPAEAAVREAREETGIDVDIVGKPSFEHSAVRSIVPPFAIIEMEVIDSRDGQHRHIDFVYVCRAQPGALTPQVEEVAGVEWVAVDAVADLNVPLELPALVAAGARWAATFGALANAN from the coding sequence ATGACCGTTCGGCACAACACCGCCTCCGCCATAGTGCTCGACAGTAGGGATCGAGTGCTCCTCGTCCATCATCGGAAGTCCGGGTTGTGGCTGTACCCGGGTGGGCACGTCGACCCGAACGAGGATCCGGCAGAGGCCGCTGTCCGGGAGGCTCGCGAGGAAACCGGCATCGACGTCGACATCGTCGGCAAGCCCTCGTTCGAGCATTCGGCGGTGCGGAGCATCGTTCCGCCGTTCGCGATCATCGAGATGGAGGTCATCGACTCGCGGGATGGACAGCACCGACACATCGACTTCGTTTATGTGTGTCGCGCCCAGCCTGGGGCACTGACCCCTCAGGTTGAGGAGGTGGCCGGCGTGGAGTGGGTGGCCGTTGACGCGGTCGCCGACTTGAATGTTCCTCTGGAGTTGCCCGCGCTCGTCGCGGCTGGCGCTCGGTGGGCGGCAACATTCGGAGCCTTGGCCAACGCCAACTGA
- a CDS encoding proline racemase family protein yields the protein MRSRMVLHAVDSHTEGMPTRVITGGVGVLPGATMFERKQLFERDRDGLRRLLMLEPRGHSAMSGAILQPPTRPDADFGVLFIEVSGLLPMCGHGTIGVATVLVETGMVPVVEPVTTIRLDTPAGLVTVDVEVRDGRAAAVTIRNVPSFLLAADQEVKVGDGIGSVRYDMAFGGNFYAIVEAESLGLSVEPATVPELIRRGLKIMAAIDEQAPPVHPTNPGINDCRHIQIVQPGRDGADARNAVVIHPGWVDRSPCGTGTSARMAQRHARGLLELDTDFVNESPIGTRFTGRLTGTTTVGDLPAVLPTVTGRAWITATAQYLLDPEDPFPEGFLI from the coding sequence ATGCGTAGCCGGATGGTCCTGCACGCGGTCGACTCGCACACCGAGGGGATGCCGACCCGGGTCATCACCGGTGGGGTCGGAGTGCTGCCCGGTGCGACCATGTTCGAGCGCAAGCAGCTCTTCGAGCGGGACCGCGACGGGCTGCGCCGGCTGCTGATGCTGGAGCCGCGCGGCCACTCCGCGATGTCCGGTGCGATCCTGCAACCGCCGACCCGTCCGGACGCCGACTTCGGGGTGTTGTTCATCGAGGTCTCCGGCCTGCTGCCGATGTGCGGGCACGGGACCATCGGGGTGGCGACCGTGCTGGTGGAGACCGGGATGGTCCCGGTGGTGGAACCGGTGACCACTATCCGGCTGGACACCCCGGCCGGCCTGGTCACCGTCGACGTCGAGGTACGCGACGGCCGGGCCGCCGCGGTCACCATCCGCAACGTACCGTCGTTCCTGCTCGCCGCTGACCAGGAGGTCAAGGTGGGGGACGGGATCGGGTCAGTCCGCTACGACATGGCCTTCGGCGGCAACTTCTACGCCATCGTGGAAGCCGAGTCGCTCGGCCTGTCGGTCGAGCCGGCCACGGTGCCGGAACTGATCCGCCGGGGCTTGAAGATCATGGCGGCGATCGACGAGCAGGCACCGCCGGTGCATCCGACCAATCCGGGCATCAACGACTGCCGGCACATCCAAATCGTCCAACCGGGACGCGATGGCGCCGACGCGCGCAACGCCGTCGTCATCCACCCCGGCTGGGTGGACCGATCCCCGTGCGGCACCGGTACGTCGGCCCGGATGGCCCAGCGGCACGCCCGTGGCCTGCTCGAACTGGACACCGACTTCGTCAACGAGTCGCCGATCGGCACCCGGTTCACCGGCCGCCTGACCGGCACCACCACCGTCGGCGACCTCCCCGCCGTCCTTCCGACGGTGACCGGGCGAGCCTGGATCACCGCCACCGCGCAGTACCTGCTCGACCCCGAGGACCCGTTCCCCGAGGGCTTCTTGATCTGA
- a CDS encoding dihydrodipicolinate synthase family protein, whose product MTARKPWQGVVVAIPTPFREDLSVDFDRLQEHVRWLADEGCHGVTPCGSLGEYQNLSDEERADVVRATVEAAPAGFAVVPGVGGYGSRQSRRWAEHAASVGAHAVLALPPNTYAARDPEVVAHFREVASVGLPVVAYNNPFDTKVDLTPELLATIAETDGIVAVKEFSGDVRRLHRILDLSPHLDVLAGADDVLLELVVCGAKGWIAGFPNALPRLSVQLYELARAGNLAEALPLYAALHPIFGWDSRPVFVQAIKLGMELAGRYGGPCRPPRGPLSTETEAQVRKDMARALAVTPVGTDA is encoded by the coding sequence GTGACAGCTCGAAAGCCGTGGCAGGGCGTCGTGGTCGCCATACCGACGCCGTTCCGCGAGGACCTCTCCGTCGACTTCGACCGGCTGCAGGAACACGTGCGTTGGTTGGCGGACGAGGGCTGTCACGGTGTCACCCCGTGCGGGTCGCTGGGGGAGTACCAGAACCTCAGCGACGAGGAACGCGCCGACGTCGTACGCGCCACCGTCGAGGCGGCCCCCGCCGGGTTCGCCGTGGTCCCCGGTGTCGGCGGGTACGGCAGCCGCCAGTCACGCCGCTGGGCCGAGCACGCCGCGTCGGTCGGGGCGCACGCCGTACTGGCGTTGCCGCCGAACACGTACGCGGCGCGGGACCCCGAGGTGGTCGCGCACTTCCGTGAGGTGGCCTCGGTCGGGCTGCCGGTGGTGGCGTACAACAACCCGTTCGACACCAAGGTGGACCTCACCCCGGAGTTGCTCGCCACCATCGCCGAGACCGACGGGATCGTGGCGGTGAAGGAGTTCAGCGGCGACGTACGCCGGCTGCACCGGATCCTCGACCTGAGCCCGCATCTCGACGTGCTGGCCGGCGCCGACGACGTCCTGCTGGAACTGGTGGTGTGCGGGGCGAAGGGCTGGATCGCCGGCTTCCCGAACGCGCTGCCGAGGCTCTCGGTGCAGCTCTACGAACTCGCCCGCGCCGGAAACCTGGCCGAGGCGCTGCCGCTGTACGCCGCCCTGCACCCGATCTTCGGTTGGGACAGCCGGCCGGTGTTCGTACAGGCGATCAAGCTCGGGATGGAACTCGCCGGCCGGTACGGCGGACCCTGCCGCCCGCCGCGCGGCCCGCTCTCCACCGAGACCGAGGCGCAGGTCCGCAAGGACATGGCCCGCGCCCTCGCCGTGACCCCGGTGGGTACGGATGCGTAG
- a CDS encoding FAD/NAD(P)-dependent oxidoreductase: protein MADPQIVVVGAGPAGLAAALAAADGGAEVTVVDLGALPGGQYLRQPAVAGLPPVRHGAAADRLLDHTRDHPRITFLTGHQVWQAAADAIPHLDNRGGPGFTLRLLGPVGPVTLHPSVLVLATGGHDRVVPFPGWDLPGVVTAGAAQSLAKGQGVLVGQRVLVAGTGPFLLTVADGLAAAGAEVAGVVEASRTSRWGRHLGAIAGTPGKVGEAVRYLGSLRRRRIPIWSGEAVTMVEPYGDRLRATLRRVDAGWRPGAVTRAVAVDAVCVGHGFTPSVELAVALGCATHHDPADGSLVVSVDHSQASTVPGVFVAGEATGVGGADLARYEGTLAGLAVLHRIGRLDTTAFGRAAGPLRRRITRQRRFATALHKVYPVPDGWTHWLRADTVLCRCEEVTVGRTRSDITAYGIDDLRALKLVTRIGMGRCQGRMCGRAAACLLGKVSGRPQPLDTFANRHIAMPVPLGTVAEEGTTP from the coding sequence GTGGCTGACCCGCAGATCGTGGTCGTCGGTGCCGGACCGGCCGGACTGGCCGCCGCGCTCGCCGCCGCCGACGGAGGTGCCGAGGTGACCGTGGTGGACCTCGGGGCCCTGCCCGGCGGGCAGTACCTCCGGCAGCCCGCCGTCGCCGGTCTGCCGCCCGTACGGCACGGCGCCGCCGCTGACCGGCTGCTGGACCACACCCGCGACCATCCCCGGATCACCTTCCTGACCGGCCACCAGGTCTGGCAGGCCGCCGCCGACGCGATCCCGCACCTCGACAACCGGGGCGGCCCCGGCTTCACCCTGCGACTGCTCGGGCCGGTCGGCCCGGTCACGCTGCACCCGTCCGTGCTGGTCCTCGCCACCGGCGGACACGACCGGGTGGTGCCGTTCCCCGGCTGGGACCTGCCCGGTGTGGTCACCGCCGGTGCCGCCCAGTCCCTGGCGAAGGGGCAGGGTGTGCTGGTCGGCCAGCGGGTCCTGGTCGCCGGGACCGGGCCGTTCCTGCTCACCGTCGCGGACGGGCTCGCCGCCGCCGGAGCCGAGGTGGCCGGTGTGGTCGAGGCGTCCCGGACCAGCCGGTGGGGGCGGCACCTCGGCGCCATCGCCGGCACTCCCGGCAAGGTTGGCGAAGCGGTTCGCTACCTGGGTTCGCTGCGCCGTCGCCGGATCCCGATCTGGTCCGGCGAGGCCGTGACCATGGTCGAACCGTACGGCGACCGGCTCCGGGCCACCCTGCGCCGGGTGGACGCCGGTTGGCGCCCCGGAGCGGTGACCCGTGCGGTCGCGGTCGACGCGGTCTGCGTGGGCCACGGCTTCACCCCGTCGGTGGAACTGGCCGTCGCGCTCGGCTGCGCCACCCACCACGACCCGGCCGACGGCAGCCTCGTCGTCAGCGTCGACCACAGTCAGGCGAGCACCGTACCGGGGGTCTTCGTCGCCGGTGAGGCGACCGGAGTGGGCGGCGCCGACCTGGCCCGGTACGAGGGCACGCTGGCCGGTCTGGCCGTCCTGCACCGGATCGGCCGGCTCGACACCACCGCGTTCGGACGTGCCGCCGGTCCGTTGCGCCGCCGGATCACCCGCCAACGCCGGTTCGCCACCGCACTGCACAAGGTCTACCCGGTGCCGGACGGCTGGACCCACTGGCTGCGGGCGGACACCGTGCTCTGCCGCTGCGAGGAGGTGACCGTCGGCCGTACCCGGTCCGACATCACCGCGTACGGCATCGACGACCTGCGGGCACTCAAGCTGGTCACCCGGATCGGGATGGGCCGCTGCCAGGGTCGGATGTGCGGGCGGGCCGCAGCCTGCCTGCTGGGCAAGGTCAGCGGGCGACCGCAGCCGCTCGACACCTTCGCCAACCGTCACATAGCCATGCCGGTGCCACTGGGCACCGTCGCCGAGGAAGGAACAACCCCGTGA
- a CDS encoding (2Fe-2S)-binding protein, whose protein sequence is MPQPDHSPATGFDITVDGVRVPVRPGQTVAAVLLGGGRLATRRTRIEGRPRGVFCGIGTCFDCLVVCNGEPGVRSCLRPVAPGDVIETGTVIETGVGAYGTGSDRG, encoded by the coding sequence ATGCCGCAGCCTGACCATTCGCCCGCCACCGGATTCGACATCACCGTGGACGGCGTACGGGTCCCGGTTCGTCCGGGGCAGACCGTCGCGGCGGTCCTGCTCGGCGGCGGCCGGCTGGCCACCCGCCGGACCCGGATCGAGGGCCGCCCGCGCGGAGTGTTCTGCGGCATCGGGACGTGCTTCGACTGCCTGGTCGTCTGCAACGGCGAACCCGGCGTCCGCTCCTGCCTGCGCCCCGTCGCCCCCGGCGACGTGATCGAGACCGGCACCGTCATCGAGACCGGTGTCGGTGCGTACGGAACGGGGAGCGACCGTGGCTGA
- a CDS encoding NAD(P)/FAD-dependent oxidoreductase: MTDGYDVVVIGAGIVGAACAYACARRGLSVAVLERGGLVSGATGSGEGNLLISDKAPGPELALALLSNRLWQTLDAELSDRYGDFELERKGGLMVTRTDTGLAALTDFAAGQAADGVTVEPVGADRLRELEPEITEGLAGGVFYPQDMQLMPARAAVVLLAAARDAGARVRLRTEVTALRRDSTGRVTGVVTAAGVVGAGQVVNAAGAWAGRVAGLAGAAVPVTPRRGFILVTEPAPPLVRHKVYAADYLDNVASGDSDLQSSAVVEGTPSGTILIGATRELVGFDPTPNPEAIRRLAYGAVSLFPVLARIRIMRLYHGFRPFSPDHLPVIGADPRAPGLVHAHGHEGAGIGLAPATGELVAQVVVGEQPELDLSPFSPTRFASGDEVVEDAAA; the protein is encoded by the coding sequence ATGACCGACGGGTACGACGTGGTGGTGATCGGCGCCGGGATCGTCGGTGCCGCCTGCGCGTACGCCTGCGCCCGGCGGGGCCTGTCGGTGGCGGTGCTCGAACGCGGTGGCCTGGTCAGCGGAGCCACCGGCTCGGGCGAGGGCAACCTGCTCATCTCCGACAAGGCACCCGGCCCCGAACTGGCGTTGGCCCTGCTCAGCAACCGGCTCTGGCAGACCCTCGACGCCGAACTGTCCGACCGGTACGGCGACTTCGAACTCGAACGCAAGGGCGGCCTGATGGTCACCCGTACGGACACCGGGCTGGCCGCGTTGACCGACTTCGCGGCCGGGCAGGCGGCCGACGGCGTCACCGTCGAACCGGTCGGCGCCGACCGGCTGCGCGAACTGGAGCCCGAGATCACCGAAGGGCTCGCCGGTGGGGTCTTCTATCCGCAGGACATGCAGCTCATGCCGGCACGGGCGGCGGTTGTCCTGCTCGCCGCGGCCCGGGACGCCGGCGCCCGCGTACGGCTGCGTACCGAGGTCACCGCGTTGCGGCGGGACAGCACCGGCCGGGTGACCGGGGTGGTGACGGCCGCTGGTGTGGTCGGCGCCGGGCAGGTGGTCAACGCGGCCGGAGCCTGGGCCGGTCGGGTCGCCGGTCTTGCCGGTGCGGCCGTCCCGGTGACCCCCCGACGCGGCTTCATCCTGGTCACCGAACCGGCCCCACCCCTGGTACGGCACAAGGTCTACGCCGCCGACTACCTCGACAACGTGGCCAGCGGCGACTCCGACCTCCAGTCGTCTGCCGTGGTCGAGGGCACCCCGAGCGGCACGATCCTGATCGGCGCCACCCGTGAACTGGTCGGCTTCGACCCGACCCCGAACCCGGAGGCGATCCGCCGGCTCGCGTACGGCGCGGTGTCGCTCTTCCCGGTGCTGGCCCGGATCCGGATCATGCGGCTCTACCACGGTTTCCGCCCGTTCTCGCCGGACCACCTGCCGGTGATCGGAGCCGATCCGCGGGCCCCCGGCCTGGTGCACGCGCACGGTCACGAGGGCGCCGGCATCGGCCTGGCCCCGGCAACCGGTGAGCTGGTCGCCCAGGTTGTCGTCGGCGAACAACCGGAGCTGGACCTGAGCCCGTTCAGCCCGACCCGGTTCGCGTCCGGAGACGAGGTGGTCGAGGATGCCGCAGCCTGA
- a CDS encoding PucR family transcriptional regulator yields the protein MQAELQRIVDAVAARVGRPALIEDRRQRVVVYSEHTGVLDNVRRASILRRHTTPEVIAWFRNVGIMKAREPVRTEACEELDLLPRVCVPIRHDDLLLGFVWFIDDDGGMTDADIETANSVMADLALALYRENLLGELASQRETEAARTLLVESVEARRHAVRTLLEEGVIAGDGAATGLVAQLVVPRGQVPDEVARIALEQALVTTRRWLGTREALHLVRHDHGVLLLCGGRVAGRPAPEAVARHLDEALQHATRGLGSVVRTVIGIGGSRAGLVDAVGSYEEAAQAARVGVQLPALGRVVSWASLGIYRVLSRLDDQHLDVAGVHPGLERLLRDDANHVLLETLEAYLDLAGNAHATAEQLRLHRTTLYYRLQRVEQLAETDLKDGNERLCLHLALKLGRLTGNYRPQQ from the coding sequence ATGCAGGCTGAGCTGCAACGCATCGTCGATGCCGTCGCCGCCCGCGTCGGTCGGCCGGCGCTCATCGAAGACCGACGACAACGCGTCGTCGTCTACAGCGAACACACCGGTGTGCTGGACAACGTCCGGCGGGCCTCGATCCTGCGCAGGCACACCACGCCCGAGGTGATCGCCTGGTTCCGCAACGTCGGCATCATGAAGGCCCGTGAACCGGTACGCACCGAGGCGTGCGAGGAACTCGACCTGCTGCCCCGGGTCTGCGTACCGATCCGGCACGACGACCTGCTGCTCGGTTTCGTCTGGTTCATCGACGACGACGGTGGCATGACCGACGCCGACATCGAGACCGCGAACAGTGTGATGGCCGACCTGGCGCTCGCCCTGTACCGGGAGAACCTGCTCGGCGAACTGGCCTCGCAGCGGGAGACCGAAGCGGCCCGGACCCTGCTGGTGGAGAGTGTGGAGGCCCGCCGGCACGCGGTCCGTACGCTGCTCGAAGAGGGTGTGATCGCCGGTGACGGCGCGGCCACCGGGCTCGTCGCGCAACTCGTCGTGCCGCGCGGTCAGGTGCCGGACGAGGTGGCCCGGATCGCCCTGGAACAGGCACTGGTCACCACCCGCCGCTGGCTCGGCACCCGGGAGGCGTTGCACCTGGTCCGGCACGACCACGGGGTGCTGCTGCTCTGCGGCGGCAGGGTCGCCGGTCGACCCGCCCCGGAGGCGGTGGCCCGGCACCTGGACGAGGCACTCCAGCACGCCACCCGGGGCCTCGGCTCGGTCGTCCGTACGGTGATCGGCATCGGTGGGTCCCGAGCCGGGCTGGTCGACGCCGTCGGCTCGTACGAGGAGGCGGCGCAGGCGGCCCGGGTCGGCGTCCAGTTGCCTGCGCTGGGCCGGGTGGTCTCCTGGGCGAGCCTGGGCATCTACCGGGTGCTGTCCCGCCTGGACGACCAGCACCTGGACGTGGCCGGGGTGCATCCCGGCCTGGAACGGCTGCTGCGCGACGACGCCAACCACGTCCTGCTGGAGACGCTGGAGGCGTACCTGGACCTGGCCGGCAACGCGCACGCCACCGCCGAACAGCTCCGGCTGCACCGGACCACGCTCTACTACCGGCTGCAACGGGTGGAACAGCTCGCCGAGACCGACCTCAAGGACGGCAACGAGCGGCTCTGTCTGCACCTGGCGCTGAAGCTGGGCCGGCTCACCGGCAACTACCGCCCGCAACAGTAG